The genomic segment ttctctttcACCAAGTATCCCACCTACTCTAATGAGAATGATAACAATGCAATTAAATTAGATTAATGAGATGAATGAATTACAAagtctgtaattaattagattattGTTTGTATCTACTTACACACAGCACTAATTATTATGATCAAATTGGGATGTTTTAGAAGATTAAATATTTACCCTAACAGTCACATTGGATAATCAATATCACTAATCAAGTTGCCAGGGACTGCAAATGCAGTGTATAAACTTTGGATTAGTTTGGACGCGccttttcagacaaaaacatgcaaaacaaAGCCTTTACTGACAAGTTAGAGTTAGCCTAGTAATTGTTTTGGTGGGCATGGTTTTAACTTTTTCTTGGTTAGTTTTGTAGTTAGTCACAAAACTAGAATGCTAAAACAATTGAATACAGACAGGTTATAGTCAGACACATTTGGTTTGTGTACATTTTCACATGAACAACAAGGTCCATAACAAGGTCCATAACAAGGTCCATAACGAGGTCCATAACGAGGTCCATAACGAGGTCCATAACAAGGTCCATAACGAGGTCCATAACAAGGTCCATTTACTGCATTAGGTTGAAAGACGTTTGCATTTCATGCAACATGCatttcatttagatgccttgaaagaacaatttgggtcttgtacgacaattttctcccaaaaagcccccataaacgataattttgaggttttggtatgataattcagcatttcccatctggcaacactgtcactgACCCATTAACAGATCCCTTGATGCCCTTCTAGGCTGTTTTGCGTTCTGGTGCTTCCCGTGCATGCAGTGCCAGACGACCGGCAAGCACGGCTGGTGCTGTGCAATGCCCCTGCTGGACCCCCCGTCCTGTCTGGCTGTCACCTGCTGCATACGCAAGTCTGTCCGCCACAAGTTCAACATTGAGGTACTGTGTATGCCTAGCTACCTATATAAAACtaacaataaaagaaaaagatgTCCTAAGAATTTGAAAAGTGGATAGCCGGAGGGAAGAAACTCTTGCAAAATATCTCTGTCATGCATTGCATGAAATGTAGTAgtttctagagatgcacaggatccaagatccggttccggatccggcaggataatagggtttttcacaggatccggatccggcaggatcttaagcagtggatccggtatccagcaattacctaaaaatcaggttctgttgcatctctagcctaggtttttcagtcagtctttcacaaccccaattgccgcatggagtgaaagccctttgattgcggccagtgcaggcagtgcggcagtaagccaatgagtctagaaaatagtttgagccaacgtaataaaaagggcccacgtgtgcgagtgggctatgtgtttcaaccctttcgtaggatcagGTATCCAGCAGGCTTCTGCTAACTCTTTGTCTAGCCGCTACCACACTAGTAAGTCTTAGCCAGTTTAGCTAACTAGCCACATAGCTACAGTAACTAGCTTCATGCTATGCTTGCCATTGCCATGGCAATGACACGTTTACTGGTTCGTACGTATGACGTTGTACGTATCAATCTAGttagttagttgtgtgtgtgattaaatggaGGACTCTCCAACTTCGGCTCTCTGTGTCCGAGTCCTTCCTTACTTCACACTTCATACAACTAGCTTGGCGTTTCTACCGATTGTTCCCGACTATATGTTCCGTTCTTTATCTACTCAAGCGTGACGCAGTCCCAGAAGCAGGAGAAGGGCGCTGCCCGTCCGTGCCCGAACTCCTGTGGATTCAACAGTGCTGCAAAGGACACCCACAATGCCACATGGGCTACATAGCCTCCGTCACACTTGGCTTTGAGGCGTGTTGCGGTTACCTGTGTCAAGACTGGAGTGCGCTAAGCGCTAGCATCCGTCGAAGGCACATACACGTAGCATTCGTGAGCCTGAATTCCCTGAACAAATGGAATACTTTGTCGAGCAATGCACGGCACCTCAGGCTTTACCGGCATCTATCTCGACTGAAGGGTGTCAGGCGTCTGCGCCTGGTACTGAGGCATATGACACCCCCTTAGGATATCCCCTTAGTACAGGAGGCCCTTCAAGCCCATCCAAGAGGTGGACTTGGGGATCCTCTCCATTAGGACAAACCTTTTTCCTCGCCCTGGCGACGACTAAGCGCGCTAGTAAATTGCATGCCCTGTCGGTAAAACCAGCATGCCCTGTCGGTAAAACCCGCACAATTCGCAGACAACGATGCTAGGGTCACACTAAGAGTGAAACCAACATTTGTCACTGACATTCTGAACTCCTTCAGTTGTGAGCCAGTTGAGCTGCGGGCCTTTCTCTTCCACGGAGCAGGGGCGTCAAAACAGAAACGGTACCTTTCAGAGCAACCGAGCAGCTGTTTGTCTGCTTTGCCAACccctctagaacagtgtttctcaacctttttttaggcgagataccctttcagttcatgaaaaatttcaagaaACCCCAAATCAACAAGCCATAACATAGCATCgaatccgataccacaaaagcttcgaaaagtaacacatttggagacgtcacacgacctacgttcgaagttgcagctgactggggcgacctatatttactttattgtgcataaatggcagatgaaagatttccACTGACTGGCATTAAATTATCAATTTAGatgaatatgtattatattacataatttatttatcagcaacgatttcgcggcacccctgttgagaaacactgctctagaagacTAGCGCTGTCCAAGCAGAGGTTGTCAGGATGGCCAACGCCATCGCCATTCAGGCCATCGCCCTGGCTTATGAGGCATAGAGCCGCCAGGCCCCAGCTCATATTAGGGCATAATCTACAGTACCAAAGCAGTCTCTCCATCCTGGtccagaccatcccataatactaccatttgcatttcgtattcatggtctggacttggtttgatctgacgcgattgcaggaagcatgaacgacattttcggaaaaatctgGATTTAACttttaagttgttgaacaaacatgtctgacgtctatctatggcgatgtaggagcgtttaacagacatgtctgacagaacatcctaccgtaggataaaattacaatgtaggaccgtttgtcagaacactggtggaaatcctaccggtcaacatcgctccacagaggacaggtaccagatgtagtgcagagccaagtgtcttggtggaagtacgtaggatggcgcgcgaggctacagTCTCTCCGTCCTGGGCCCCCTTCCAGGGTGCTGCGGTAGCCGAGGCGTGTCAACGccagttagggccaaaacataccaaggcggaacggaacggtcacgggacgaatgcggtctttctgcttagtttcggccggcgtgtttttctctgcctttcacactgacagcgtcggcgtgcgcggccagtcctgttcaaaaccctccccagaaccaaagctagcatgctactctgccattcatttgaatgagacaccgccggtcgctggggtgaaaaatacgctcgagttctattttccaaatgcagcgcggcgcggagccggctcccgcgccgctgacgctcgactaccgccggttggtgtgtaaggacagatatgtttcaatgtattttcaccgacgccggtaaaaaacgcggccgttccgcaacgctttaccgccttggtgtgtaagacccctcagGCTAACCCGTTACCCGGACATCCTTGTCAGGTTGCTTGGATgtgactagagatgggatttatggctctttgatgggatccggatcataatggttcgttcctttcaaagagccattcaaaaaactggctcttttggctcttttaaattatttattcagtgttaagaatgtaatattttgactacaCTTCTCGGAAATTATGTCCAAACAGCAACTGATTATCTTCTTTGTCAGCTTTCTTGGATGTGACAGCGTAGTGGGGCTTTTTTACtacacatgaactttgctgtttcctcgcacccaaagaccttgtaagaaacttttcggagttgagttCTCTACAAAAAGTttggatgtggagagagagtgagagagatggttggtaaacagagagaaacagggaaaaaGAGATGAGGGgtagacaaagagaaagaaacttgtaagaccttgtaagaaacttttcggagttgagttCTCTACAAAAAGTTTGGATGTGGCAGCGCCACAGGCCACAGGGTCCTGGTCTCAAGTGGCGACGACCTCTAATTGGGTTTGGTGAaagactaaagctgggcttacactgtgcaatattttcagtcgtgggtattaagctcctgctcacactgcacgaggaaatttcgcgatttaaaatttcatatctcacgactcacaccctcacactatacgagctgacggtcggatgcgagcagaatggtccgactgtgcgacacgacacacgtgtttcccggggctgcataggggggaacatgcgcacctgaggtggagatgaggacgcgatcaagagcgaatcgcacggccctattaacttgtgcatgtgtagtgtcaaattgggtcgtagcactgcttcaactATGCGATTTCgtcacgaggcacgaccaggatttcaaacagttttgattttcttgcgaccctgcgattgcacgatcgtgaggcgaaatcgcttgtcgctaccccatgtacactgcgcGATGCTAGACttacgattgacctgcgattgagcaagaaatcggcccgactcccaaagagtcgtgcgagtgccaaatcatggcaaaatcggggcaaaagtcgcacagtgtatgtCCAGCTTTAGTCTGTCTATGGCGAGGAAGCCTTCATGGAGTTAGGCCTTCCCTTGTGTTCTGGGTGTCTGACAAGGCAATCAGGAGAGATCGTATacacccatagtgagatgtcgagTGAGTCGACCTGGAGAACTATAGGTTACGTCTAATCCCAGTTCGTGAGTCGACCTGGAGAACTATAGGTTACGTCTGTAATCCCGCTTCTCTGAGTGAAATGATCGAGACATCTCAATCCATTTTCGGAAGCTTCTACAGTACATTTATATGAAACAATTCTGCAGCTACTATGTTcaactaattctctctctctctctctctctctctctctctctctctctctctctctctctctctctctctctctctctgtttctctttgtctACCCCTCATCTCtttttccctgtttctctctgtttaccgaccatctctctcactctctctccctatttctctctgtctaacccccatctctctctctctctctctctctctctctctctctctctctctctctctcagggatcCGTGTGTAAGGATATATGGGCAACTCTCTgttgctacatgtgtgtgtggtgccagatGTCCAGGGAGTTGAAGACTca from the Engraulis encrasicolus isolate BLACKSEA-1 chromosome 14, IST_EnEncr_1.0, whole genome shotgun sequence genome contains:
- the LOC134463038 gene encoding placenta-specific gene 8 protein-like yields the protein MAVVQTQVSTTVTVGPVAPPPAPKPGNWSTGLFDCCADMSSCCFAFWCFPCMQCQTTGKHGWCCAMPLLDPPSCLAVTCCIRKSVRHKFNIEGSVCKDIWATLCCYMCVWCQMSRELKTQD